The genomic segment CTGGGTCCGGGTTCCTGTAACCCACACCCCAATCAGTAACTGCTCCCTAACCTTAACTTTCCCAGGCATCTCTCCTGGACCCCCTATGCCCTCAACCCAATCCTTTTTCCACCATACACTAGGAATGACATGATTTGCTTCGGAAGCCAAAACTTGCCTTTtcatatatatgaatgaatatatatatacacatcctGGAAGAGTCTAAAGTCTGAACTTCCTTTGCCTAGACAGCCAATTCATATGAGGTTCTTGGGGACTCAGTCTTTCCTCTTTCTGTAGAGGTGCCCCTACCCACCACCCCACCTCCTTTTCTTCCAACTATGAGAGAAGTGCAACAGATCATTTACGTATTGATGAGGTCAGAGGCCCCTGAGAGGCCCTAAGCTGACCCAGCCGCtctcctgctctcccttcctccccactctgCTCCTCACCAGCATCGTGGGAGGCCAGGGCTTGTATCATCCGGCCCGCGCTCCAGCGAATCTGATAATCTGGACTACTCAACATGTGCATGagcaaatccaggacccttgggtcTTTGAAGACCCCAGTGAGGGGCTCAATGCTGGCATAGGCACTGAGCACATGGACAGTGTGAAGCAGAGGAGCAGGAGGGATGGTGCCCACACACTCCTCCAGCTGCCGAAGGGCCCTCTGAATCAGGGACTTCACGTCCGTTTCCATCTCCTCCAGCACAGATTTGTCCAGGGCCCCAGCCTCCCGGGCAGTCTCCTGGGAAGGCCAGATAACTTGGCCATCCTCGCCCAGCATCTTGTGGCAGTTGGCATAGATCTCGTCACTGGACATCCATAGCAGGATGTGCTCAGCCTTGCAGTCCACTTGACTAGAGCCCCCTTGCGCATCCTCCCCACGCCTGAGGATGAGCCAGCGGATCTGGTACTCTGGATGCCCATCGTGGCCCAATCGCTGGCGGATCAGCTCATCAGGGTAGGCATGCAAGCCGGGCCCCAGGGGCACTCTGAATTCCCTGTAGCGGAGTTCCCCCACCATCCTGGCACCTGGGACAAACAAGGAAAAGAGAATAGGCCAGCGAGAGTGAGAAGAGAGGTCAGAAAATCAAGGACATCCAGAAGGGAAGCAAATGTGGCACCAGCTGTTGGCCGGGTGGGTAAAGCAGGGCCCAGGAGTTGCCTGCTGCAGGCTGGCGGGGCCAGGCTTAAGCAGAGGAACACTGGGGTGTTTGTTGTGAGAAAACACAAAATGTGGGGGCTAAAAGGGAGGGGGCTAAGGCCCTGCAGCCTGGAGTGGGTTGGTTTAGAGCATTGGGAAGGCGAGTGGGGGCTGGGCAACCTTAGAGTCACAAGGGAATCCTAGGTCCTGGGACAGGCGGAGGCAGGCTGGGAAAGGGGTATGTGCAGCCCAGAGGGttgtgttgggggcggggctggggagcgACACTGGAGTGTGTACGAGGAGCAGTGCTGGCTCCCATGCTTGAAGCACAGGAGTGTGAGTGGCAGAGGAAACAGAACTGGTGGTGGAGTAGGGTGCAAGGcgtgagggctgggaggaggcctgGTGGGCTGCAGGCACTGGAGGCACAGGAGCAGCAAGGCCCGCGGGGGCAACACGAGGCCCAGGACAAAGTGGGGAGGAGGCCGGGTGCGTGAGGGGCGCGAGACTTGGGAGGAGCGGGGTGGCAGACCTGAGCagcgggaggagctgggaggtgggagcgcgacaaggtggggtgggtggctgggcagcaTAAACCAGAATCCCCGGTCGGTATGGAGAGCAAGGCTCGGTGGGCTGGTGGCGGAGGCAAACCCAGGGAGGGGCGCGGGGCCGCGGCGGGGCTCTGGCCACCTCAGCAGCAGATGGAGATCCTGGTGAGGCCTGTTCTTCGCTGAGCTAGGGACGCGCTGGCGATGGCGATGGCGGCCACGGTGGCTGGCAGATTTGGGCCCCCAAAGGGGGTCGAGATGGAGAGGCGGGAAGGGGCGTGCCTCCGCAGGACAGGCgtcaggctgggggcgtggcgtGCAGGGACCTCGCCGCTGTCACCGCCGCCAGCGCGCGCAGGTCTGCAgccccaggggcggggcggggcggggcgggtcccagcccgtgtgccacccgccccgctccggGGGCTCTGCCACCTGCCCGGAGCCTCGGCTCGTTTCCTGCACCCGGCGGAAAGCCGGGGGCCCTGGGAGAGCGCTGGGGCGGAGCCGTGGTTGCCACCTCAACGAAGCGCTGCACCTCCTTCTCCTCTGCTGTGCcgccctttcctcttcctttcgTCCTTCCTCCTGCCACCGGAAGTGCCTTCCCCGTTTCCCCAAGTCATAACTGAGTAAGACCTTGGAGATCATTTATTACCCCCTCCTCCATTATCTATGCAGGAACCGAGAGAAGGGGGGCGGCTGGAAACGAGGAGGTCGCAGGTTGCAGCCGCAGTCTTGGCCCTATAttgtccttccctttctcccccaaACACGTTTGCTCTGTCTTTCCTCCCATCCAGTATGTGCCATCTCCCCTCCCAAAACACCAACGACAGATAAAAATGGGGCGTCATTTTATTAGAGTCCAGAGATATCAGTTTTGGGCAGCAGCTGAGGGCACCTTCACATAACTCTTCATTGGGGGTAGTGGCCGAATCTttctgccagcccagccccccttTCGTTGCCAAAGCCCGCTGTTAGGCCTCTTGCCCAGCCAGCGGTTCCGCCCAGCCTTGCCAATGACCCGTTTGTTATGATCAACGTTGGATACTCGGCCTACTGTTGCTATGCACGTTTCCAGCACCTGACAGAGAAAGCAGAGGGAAGAGATAGTATTGTGGGGGGGAGAGTCTGACCATGTTGAGGGCAGGACTCTTGGGAAGGGTCTTAGATGAGAAGGGAGAGGACAGGGGCGCAGCACAGCATCACTGAACCTGAGTGCAGGTCCTACAGTTGAAAACAAAAGACACTGTTCTCTCTGCCATCGTGGTGCCAACCTGACTGGTTATCCCCTCATGCAGCCCCAGCTCAGGGCAGTGCCTGACATAAAACACCTGGGAGCTATGTGGGCCAGGAAAGGTACATTCCAAAAATTCCTCCTGTGCTGATCCCTCCCACCtgtacccccccacacacctgcatCTGCCTCTTAGAAGGCAGCTGGATGATGGCTGTCCCATTCACCTTTCGTAGCAGCACACCGCAtgtccctggggaagggagaagcaGCTTTGCCACCCTCcacagaggagggggtggggggcagactTATAGGGCCACGCCCCTTTAGGAGCATATAAACTGGAGCAGGATGCATGCAGTGTTTTAGGTCAAAACATAAGCACTTCTTCATCCTCGTTTTCCTCTGCCAATGGACCCGATGTGGGTCTTTGGTTCAGAGAATCGTGACCTTGGGTACCACCTGGTCTTCCAAATTGTAAGACCCGTCCCCTCCACGCCCCCAAGCAGCTTTCTCCATACCTGCGGCTCGGATATACTGGGCCCCCCGGCCTGGCTCACTCTCCACACTGTTGACGAGGGTCCCCACTGGCAAGGCCCCAAGAGGATGTGCATCCCCTTCCCGAGGAGCAACTACAAGACAGAATTTCATCAGCAACAGAATGCAGCCTCCCAGCCCACACACATCCGGTGGCCACCTCTCACCTGCCATGCGGCCTATGTGGTCAGAATTAAGGATTATATCGCCAGCCTGCATGTTTTCCGTGGCAACGATCCAGCGTTTCCGGTTGCCCCCAGCAACCAGAGCTATGTCTGCTGACCTGTTCAGGGTGAGTGACAGATGAGCAGACCATCCAGGCAGCCCCACATTTCTGAAAAGCCACAGAGTAGTCCTTCAGTCGTGCCATCATCACCCCCCATCCCACTTGCCTACAGGGATCATAGCGGACGAGGATGACCTTCTCCTCAAAGGGTCCTGGCTTGGTTTCCTGCTCCGGCCGGAACCGAAGAAAGTCAATCATGCGATAACGTTGCTTGTGACCCCCACCAATACCATGCACTCGGATTCGGCCTATGGTCAGGACAGTGAGGGGACATAATCCACGTCAGAATAACAGGCCTGTCCTGGGCAGAGAGCAGTGTTTCTAAACATTCTGAGTCaagcagaaaattataaaaaaatttcaCAGCACAATGGGATAAATGGGGTTGGGGAAACACATGGACCTTGGTAAAAACATAATTATATGAttattaaaattgtataaaaCTTCCAGATAAATTCTCTATAAATTACTAAATTCAGTAAGTTTATTGAGAGCCATTATCAATTTCAACTGTTACCAATTTTTTgaagaatgtgaagaaaaatgtCATGAAACTTGCTGTGTATGCCGTTTTCTTCAATTATTTAGATTGTCTTTAGGTGCACAGACCACCTGCCTGTTGCTTTGTATTCTACTCTTGTTCTTATACTCATCCTACATGTAGAAGAAATCCAGTAAGTGTGTTTTAATTGTATTCCTCTGCCTGCACCAACATACAGAACGAGAGTCCTACCatgttttttccctttattgtttAAATCCTCTTGCCCTTGCTCCCACCTGTGTGGTCTCGGCCTCCAGATTTCCTCATTTTCAATGGTGCAGTGGTATACGTGGTACGACTTTTCCAGGACACAAACTTGGCACTAAGGGCCACAGAGGTAAGGAATGGGCGGCAGGGGAGCAACATCGAGGCAGAGGGCAGCTGGAGAGCATTGTTTGTCACCTGGAGATAAACATAAACCTCTTTCACTTGAAAGCTAACTGAAGGAGAAGCATCATGGAAACAAGAGAGAGGGTAGAGACCAAGTTTAGCTTGTAGCCCACTTCCTACTGGAAGTGTCCCATATCAGCTGTCTAAAAACTACCCTTCACAGCTTGTACAAATAACAGTGTGGAATGTTTACCCAGGTGTATGCGCGTTGATTACCTCTCCTCACTTGATCCTTTTACCTTTGAAGTATTTCTATAATGAAATGTTCTCCCCTTGGTGTGTCTCCTAATTCTGGCTCAATTCTCCTTCTCTAGGAAAATTTTCCCTCCCTAAACAACTCCCTTTTCCAGAGCTGGTAACTTCCACACATCCATGTACCACCCATCAGCACCAATGCCTTTTGCCCATTTGCACTATGTTTCTGGGAGTTTTTCAGATATAAATGGAAGGTTGGGATCATTTCTGTCTTGTTCCCTCTTGTATTCCCAGAATTTCACAGAGTAGGTTTTGAGTTTTAAGTATGCCtctgctgcccagctggtgtagctcagtggattgagcgtcattCCATGGACCAAGAAGCcccggattcaattcccagtcaggggcacacgcctgggttgtgggctccatccctagcagtgggcgtgcaggaggcagctgatcaatgtctctctcattgatgtttctatctccctctcctcccttcctctctatctaaaaatcaacaaaaacataatctttttttaaaaaaggtatgcATCTGCCAAACTCTACCATCAGCCCGAGGTCCAGAGCCAGACTTTcaacttttcttttctgtgactCATGAATTGCCCACTAGGAACCTTAGGCCCCTATTCTTGGTATCTCATTCTGCATTCTCTAATCTCATCCTTAATGGTTTTTATAATGGTTATGATATCATAACCATTGCATAATCTCAGGCTTTGAAGCCAGTCCGACTAGCTCAAATAGTTGGTGTATGACCTTAAACTACTCATCAGTTTTCGCTCATGAGAATATAAGGTATAACTACCTTACAGAGTGATCTGAAAAGGGTTCACTTATTTAAAACCTCTATTACTTATGTCTGGCTTAtgataggcactcaataaatgtcaattaCTATTGAGACTTGTACAACCGGTTATTCGTAAAGCACGTTCACCTCCAATATCTCGTCTGAGGAATCCAGCGGCCCTGTCAGATAGCAACacttacagaggagaaaactgaggattagagtgacttatccaaggtcacggGCCGGCGTGACTAATGACCAGACTCGCATCCCCGCCTCCTATCCCCGGGTGTCCCCTTTCCGGCGGCCCGAACGGAAACAGCCTCATTCCCGGGTAAGCTGGGTTACCTGGGCGGTTGGGAGCACAcgcgggccgggggcggcggcAGCCGGGGGCGCCAGACTCAGAGAGCCCAGAGCACGGGTCAGTACCCGCAGAGCCATGAGTGTAGCCAGGCA from the Eptesicus fuscus isolate TK198812 chromosome 10, DD_ASM_mEF_20220401, whole genome shotgun sequence genome contains:
- the MRPL2 gene encoding 39S ribosomal protein L2, mitochondrial isoform X2; translated protein: MALRVLTRALGSLSLAPPAAAAPGPRVLPTAQVTNNALQLPSASMLLPCRPFLTSVALSAKFVSWKSRTTYTTAPLKMRKSGGRDHTGRIRVHGIGGGHKQRYRMIDFLRFRPEQETKPGPFEEKVILVRYDPCRSADIALVAGGNRKRWIVATENMQAGDIILNSDHIGRMAVAPREGDAHPLGALPVGTLVNSVESEPGRGAQYIRAAGAGNVHSNSRPSIQR
- the MRPL2 gene encoding 39S ribosomal protein L2, mitochondrial isoform X1, giving the protein MALRVLTRALGSLSLAPPAAAAPGPRVLPTAQVTNNALQLPSASMLLPCRPFLTSVALSAKFVSWKSRTTYTTAPLKMRKSGGRDHTGRIRVHGIGGGHKQRYRMIDFLRFRPEQETKPGPFEEKVILVRYDPCRSADIALVAGGNRKRWIVATENMQAGDIILNSDHIGRMAVAPREGDAHPLGALPVGTLVNSVESEPGRGAQYIRAAGTCGVLLRKVNGTAIIQLPSKRQMQVLETCIATVGRVSNVDHNKRVIGKAGRNRWLGKRPNSGLWQRKGGWAGRKIRPLPPMKSYVKVPSAAAQN